The stretch of DNA ACCAATGTGTTTGCGTTCCAGGGGCGCAGCGATGAGCCGGGCAACTGGTGGATCGAAGCGCCCGACGTGTTTGTCGACAAGGGCAATCCGTTTATCAAGCGGCCGCAGGTGTGCACCTTCACGCTGGATGGCAAACAGTTTTCAATGACGCTGGCGTGGAGTCAGTACACCAACGAGATGCTGCAATGGCGCCAGCAAAGCTACAATGGCACCACGCTGCCGGTCGGCCTGAGCGAGCCGCGTCCGCGCCTGTATTGGGCCGCCATGCCGGAATTCCAGCCGGACGAAGCGCAACGCACGGCCTATCGCGCAATGTCGGCGGAACTGCGCGCGCATCCGCAGCGTTATCAGCAGGCGGATGCCGTGGTGATCGACCTGCGCGGCAATCACGGTGGATCGTCGCTGTGGAGCCTGGACTTTGCCGGTGCCTTGTGGGGCGATGCCGAGATGGCGCGGCGCGACCAGCAGCGCATGGGCAAGCAGCAAGTCTGGTGGCGCGTCTCGCCCGGCAATGTGGCGCATGTTCGGTGGATGGTCGGCATCCTGAAAGAGCAGGGCAATGCCGAGGTGGCGGAAGGCATCAATGCGCTCGCCAACGTCATGCAGGAAGCGTTGGAGCGCGGCGAAAAGTTCTATGTCACCGGCGCCGGCGCAGCGGCCGCAGCCGGCGCAACGTCCGCATCCGCCGCCAAGCGACCCAATGAAGCCGGGCCTCCCGCCTTCAACCGCCCTGTGTACGTCATTGTGCCCGGCCAGTGTGCCAGTGCTTGTCTGGATGCGGTGGACTACTTCACCATGTTCCCGAATACCAAACTGATCGGCGCGCCGAGTTCGGCTGACAGCAATTACATGGAAGTGCGCTACCAGTCGCTGGTCTCCGGCGCTGCGAAAGCTGTCATTCCAAACAAGGTCTACGTGGGCCGTCCGCGTGCGGCGGGGCAGTTCTACACGCCGCAGATCGTGGTGCGCGATCTGGAATGGTCGACTGAAAACTTCCTGAACATCATTCAGGCCGACCTGAAACGCTAGCGGCCGTGATGCTGCACCATGCGGTTGAGCGCCGCGCGGATGGCGGGGATCAGTTCGGCGGCGGTCAGGCCAATCGGGCCGCGGCCTTCGCTAACCAGCACATCCGCCGCGA from Duganella dendranthematis encodes:
- a CDS encoding S41 family peptidase encodes the protein MRGLVAAWLLAAGAVTAGDLPQTAEQWQRAAIADIEAAYQITLDNHPGTYDPANPGFAARLGEARKAGLQLAAQVRDGAGYQAALLRFNTVIHDGHAGVAFTMPPAVEWRWPGFVAAWRGDSMYVYATVPGGPAAGSRINACDGESIVTLAQTNVFAFQGRSDEPGNWWIEAPDVFVDKGNPFIKRPQVCTFTLDGKQFSMTLAWSQYTNEMLQWRQQSYNGTTLPVGLSEPRPRLYWAAMPEFQPDEAQRTAYRAMSAELRAHPQRYQQADAVVIDLRGNHGGSSLWSLDFAGALWGDAEMARRDQQRMGKQQVWWRVSPGNVAHVRWMVGILKEQGNAEVAEGINALANVMQEALERGEKFYVTGAGAAAAAGATSASAAKRPNEAGPPAFNRPVYVIVPGQCASACLDAVDYFTMFPNTKLIGAPSSADSNYMEVRYQSLVSGAAKAVIPNKVYVGRPRAAGQFYTPQIVVRDLEWSTENFLNIIQADLKR